The DNA sequence GGACCTTCCGAAACTGTGCCGACCCGATATGCGTAAAACCCGGCTTCGATACACGCCCTCGCTGTCTCTTTGACCGATCCTTGATCAGGGAATCCCGTGGAATAACAGGGCAGGAAATCTCGAGTCAATCCTCCCAAAAGTTCATAAATTGGCGTCTTGAAATATTTTCCTTTTATATCCCACAACGCCATATCCAAACCACCCATGGCGTGAAGTCGCTCCCTACCCGACGGATAAAAATATTGGCGATACACTTTCTGCCAAAGATGCTCGATCCGAAATGGATCTTCACCAACCAACATCTCCGCACAGTTCTGGATCATTTCCTTAGATCCACCTTCGCCGATTCCACTTATCCCAGCGTTGGTTTCAATCACCACGATGTCTCTTGCCTGGGCGAAAGTCGGCTTCAAGTAAGTCGGATCCCTATAATGACTCACCTTGGTTATTTTGATGCCAGACTTGATGTCTGCATTTAGAGCAAATGGCCCTGCCAGAAGCGCACTCGCGCCCATCAAACTTTGTCTAAGAAATTTTCTGCGATTGTAATTCATTGGGTAGGATTCTGATAAAACTTTTTATATTGAAGAAGTTGAAAGAGTGTAACTCTTCACAGGATTAATTACCGTTATCCCTACTCTCTTTAGCGACGAATTTCGATAAACTTACTTGATTAGATCCAAGCTTGGCTTGCCTAAAAGATTATCAACCTAAAGATGACCTGTTCTATTATTTGTTACCATGACTGAAAGTACTTCATCTTCTAAGACTGAAAAAATGCTGGACGGCTACACCGTCATAGATTTCACGCGCGTACTGGCAGGTCCCTACTGTACACGTCTGCTGGCGGACCTCGGCGCACATGTAATCAAGATCGAGCGTCCCGGTGAAGGAGACGAAATTCGCTACACCGTGAGTCAACTGGAAGAAGGTCGAGCTGACCAGAGCAGCTACTTCGTGCGTATCAATACCGGAAAACAAGGTATAGCCATTGACCTCGCACATCCCGAGGCGCGTGAACTCGTTCTTGATCTCGTTCGCAAAGCAGACGTTCTCGTGGAAAACTTCTCCCCTGGCATTATGAAACGCTACGGTTTTGATGCCGCAACCTTGCGCGCAGAGAAACCGGACCTGGTCTATTGTTCTATTTCAGGATTCGGTCAGACCGGCCCATCCAGTTCTATGAAGGCTTACGCGCACCTCATCAATGCTGTCTCTGGCATGATGGACCTCGACCGCAATGGTTCATCCGAACCGCGCTCACAATATTTGCAAGCTGCGGACGTTCTCGCTGCGACCCACGCTTTCGGTGCAATCAGCGCAGCACTATTGCGCCACGCCCGTACTGGGCAAGGCGCGACGATCGACGTCTCCATGCTGGAATGCCTCATTGCGAGCGATGACATCACTTTCGGAGCGATTTTGAATGGAGCACCTGTTCAACGCCAACCGCGAGTTGGCATGGTCGTTCACCAGATCGGCGATCATCACATGGCTATGCAGTCAGCAGGTGCCCCACATTTGTGGACGCGAATTATTGAACTTATAGGCAAACCTGAGTTAGCCGAAGATCCTCGATTTGAGACACCCATGTTGCGGCGGGTCCACTGGACTGAGTTATTAGCTTTGTTAAGGGAAGGCCTGAATAGCTACTCAAGCGTCGATGAAGCACTGACAGCTCTCTCCTCAGCCGGCATACCGGCCGCACCTATGCGCACACCAGAAGAAACCATTGAGAATCCACAACTCCATTTCCGTGAAGCATTCCCGGAGGTCGATCATCCTGGAAGAGGTCGAGTCCGAGTCACGGCATCACCGTTTCACATCGATGGTAAACCTACTCATCCTCCTTCAGGTGCCCCGTACCGGATCGGTGAGCACACCCGTGAAGTGCTCAGCGAATATCTTGGCTATACTGTTGAGAAGATAGATGCCTTACAAAAAGCAGGTGTCATTGAGGCACCGGATATCAATTGAGAAGATTCTACCCAAAAAACTAATTCAATTCTACGTCCATCTTCTTTTCTCCTGATACTATTGAGTAGAATTCCTCTTTGCCTTCGGGCGTTTCTTTGGACAGGAAAGAAACCATTGGGATTACAAATAATGGCACAAAGGTGGTTATGTAGGAAGGATCGATGCCTTTTCCATTAATCGCAAAACAGTGGTACGCCAATCGAGCCAAGGCACTCGATGATTCGGTCAATTCCAGTCCGCTTGCGACGGCTACCTTAATCGCCACGAACCACAACAAACCTGCGGCCAATCCAGTTATCATCCCCCACAAGGCACCTTTTTCTGTGGTGCGTTTCCAGTAGATCAAATAACCCACCGCCAGCGCTGGAGGAACAACCATAGCGAATCCGAATAACAACATATCAAGAATCGAAACGGATTCCATTTTGGAGACCAGCAAAGCACAAATCGCAGCGATTACTCCGTAGACAGCTGTCGTTATTCGATAAGCTTTTAATTTTCTATCGGGAGACCAGTCTTTGGTAAACGGTAGCCAATCCCTAACAAACATCGTGGAACTCGATAACAATATCGGCCCACCGGAAGAAATCACCGCAGCCAACACCGCGGCCAGAGCGATGCCTCCAATCAAGGGACTGATGTCCGTCGCCAATTTGGTCAGATTCGTGTAGCCGCTCGTACCGGGTTGCAATCCATACTTCGCCACTGTCAACAATCCTATCAAACCGGCAAGGATGGGCATGAGTCCACCGATGATTCCTGCCAGCAAAAAGCTTGGAACCAGGTTTTTTTCGCTTTTGGCTGCGGTTGAATAGTTGGTGTAAACAGACGCTGCGGGTGTGTGTACTGCCGCTGAAAAGAACATGCCCAACACCGCACCCCAGCCCATTCCAGTAAAATTCCAAAAATGACTTAAATCTTTTTCAGACGTATTAACAAATCCATCGATCGAGCTTTTCACCTCCAACCAGCCACCCATCTGATTAATGCCCATCACGCCGATTAACCCCAGGCCGGCCAGTATTACCAGGCAATGGATCATGTTGGTTACAGCAGCGCCCCAAAGTCCGCCCATCGCGATGTAAGTCACCAAAACGAACGCGGCAATGAACACGCCGTATTCCATGGGAAGTCCAACGATTCCGCGCAACACCACCGCTATTACATACGCTTCAATGATGTTAACGATGAAATACTCAATCTGAACGCATAGACTGGTCATCACCTGGCAACGACGTGTTCCAAAACGCAGGGTAAAGATTTCGCCGACGGTTTGAAGTCGTGTGCGGCGATAGGGTTTTGCGAAAAAGAACCCCACAAGCGCCATCGCCAAAAACGTATTGATGCCGTACCACCACATATTCCAAACACCGCCACTTATAACGTTACCGGCTACTCCATAGGTACCTGCACCTCCAATACGCGTTCCGGCAATTCCCACGGCAATCATAACTATCCCCATACCTCCACCAGCTACCGCCCAATCTTTTGAGGAAGTACTCTTACGCGCCAGGAGTGCCCCAATGACGGTTACAACTGCCATATAAACGATGATAATTACAAGCGCTACATTCATACTATCAAATCTATAAGTGGGCCGATAAGGTGAATACAAATCGGGCAATGATTAGAGCCAACAGAATATTCAGGAATGCGCGTTAATAGCAAGGGTGAGGAAAAGCTTTATGAGCAAACCACTACATTCCAATTGCTTCTCTCGAGCGAAAGTACCTAGATTTGATGAAACTGAAATTATTTCCCCAACCATTATGCAAAAATTCCCTATCTTCATTTTGATCACCGCACTTTTATTCGTGAGCGGCTGTTCCAACACTGACAATGCATCAGCAGCTTCAAAGGAATCCACCGACGGCTGGGTTTCGCTGTTCGACGGGAAATCCCTTGATGGGTGGCGAGGTTACAATGGAGCCAATCTTGAGGGAGCCTGGGTTGTGGAAGACGGTGTGCTAAGCCTGATCAACAGAACAAAAAATACACCTCATGCAAATATAATCACCGTGGGCGTTTATGATGATTTCGATCTGCGTTTCGACTGGAAGGCGGAAGCGGGAACGAACTCAGGAGTGATGTTCCATATTGGAGAAGGTCCGAAAGAACCGTATCTAACAGGCCCAGAGTACCAGGTTCTGGACAATTTAGGTTTTCGGTCAGGTAAGGGAGAGCCAGTCGGCCCAAAGGAGCACTCTGCATCCAATTATGGAATTGAAGCCGCGACAAGTGACGTAACCAAACCGATAGGTGAATGGAACGAAGGTCGGATTCTGGTTAAGGGCAATCATGTCGAATATTGGCTTAACGGCATTAAAACGGCAGAATATGAAATGCACAGCCCCAAGTGGGACGAACAAGTCGCCAACGCCAAGTTCAGTAAGTGGAAGGACTTTGCCACTTTAGGAAAAGGCCACATCGGCCTGCAGGATCACGGTCACTCGGTGTGGTTTCGCAATTTGAAGATCAAAGAATTATAGAAACTTTTGTTTTCCGAATTGGGAAATCGTGGGGTCGAAGGAAAATTTCCTGATGACCATGGCAGGGATGTAGAAACATTAGAGAAAAACTGCCCAACGCAGAAGTCCGAAAACAGCTGCTCCTGCTACAACAGGAATTATGTCCCAATTCCACCGGTACATACCCACAAATGCTATGCCTACAATTGCTATGCCTACCCAATAAACCGGGCCGCCGCTTGGAACCAGTACGTGCAAACCAAACCAAACTGCCAGATTGAGCACAACACCTACTACTGCTGCCGTGATGGCGGAAAGCGCAGCAGTCAGACGTGTGTTGCCACGCAAGCGTTCGATGAAGGGAGCGCCAAGAAATATCCAGAGGAAACAAGGCAGGAAGGTGGCCCAGGTCGTAATGGCCGCACCAAGAGTAGCTCCAAGGAGAGGTGTGAAAGGAACCGAAAGTTTCCAGGCTCCGACGAAACCAACGAATTGCAGAACTATGATCAGTGGACCGGGCGTCGTTTCAGCCAATGCCAACCCATCAAGCATCTGTCCCGCCTCCATCCATTGAAAGTTCTCCACTGCCTGTTGTGAAACATAGGGAAGTACCGCGTATGCGCCCCCAAAGGTTACCATCGCAGCCTTGCTGAAAAAAACTCCCTGCTGGAAAAGCACATGACTCCATCCCAGGAGCGCACCAACCAGTAAAATAGGAGCCCACCAGAGCGATATCCAAACAGCACACACCTGGAGAGATCCTTTCAAAGAAACAGTTCCTTGAGATAAGGTTTCTTCGCTGACACTCCTACCTTTAGAGGTATTCCCATTATGTTCCTTCAGCACGCGAAACTTGCCTGGTGCCAAATGATCGCCAGCCAGTCCAAGAAGGGCTGCAAAAACTATGATCAGCGGAAAAGGTAGTCCGAAAAAGAAGATCGCCACAAATGCCAAAGAGGCAAGAGCCCACATGATCTCGTTCTTAAGTGCCCGTTTGCCAATACGAATTCCTGCAGCTAGCACGATAGCGAGTACGGCAGGTTTGAGTCCGTCGAAAACGGCGGAAACCCACTCAAGATTACCATAAGCCATATA is a window from the Verrucomicrobiota bacterium genome containing:
- a CDS encoding CoA transferase yields the protein MTESTSSSKTEKMLDGYTVIDFTRVLAGPYCTRLLADLGAHVIKIERPGEGDEIRYTVSQLEEGRADQSSYFVRINTGKQGIAIDLAHPEARELVLDLVRKADVLVENFSPGIMKRYGFDAATLRAEKPDLVYCSISGFGQTGPSSSMKAYAHLINAVSGMMDLDRNGSSEPRSQYLQAADVLAATHAFGAISAALLRHARTGQGATIDVSMLECLIASDDITFGAILNGAPVQRQPRVGMVVHQIGDHHMAMQSAGAPHLWTRIIELIGKPELAEDPRFETPMLRRVHWTELLALLREGLNSYSSVDEALTALSSAGIPAAPMRTPEETIENPQLHFREAFPEVDHPGRGRVRVTASPFHIDGKPTHPPSGAPYRIGEHTREVLSEYLGYTVEKIDALQKAGVIEAPDIN
- a CDS encoding sodium:solute symporter family protein, with translation MNVALVIIIVYMAVVTVIGALLARKSTSSKDWAVAGGGMGIVMIAVGIAGTRIGGAGTYGVAGNVISGGVWNMWWYGINTFLAMALVGFFFAKPYRRTRLQTVGEIFTLRFGTRRCQVMTSLCVQIEYFIVNIIEAYVIAVVLRGIVGLPMEYGVFIAAFVLVTYIAMGGLWGAAVTNMIHCLVILAGLGLIGVMGINQMGGWLEVKSSIDGFVNTSEKDLSHFWNFTGMGWGAVLGMFFSAAVHTPAASVYTNYSTAAKSEKNLVPSFLLAGIIGGLMPILAGLIGLLTVAKYGLQPGTSGYTNLTKLATDISPLIGGIALAAVLAAVISSGGPILLSSSTMFVRDWLPFTKDWSPDRKLKAYRITTAVYGVIAAICALLVSKMESVSILDMLLFGFAMVVPPALAVGYLIYWKRTTEKGALWGMITGLAAGLLWFVAIKVAVASGLELTESSSALARLAYHCFAINGKGIDPSYITTFVPLFVIPMVSFLSKETPEGKEEFYSIVSGEKKMDVELN
- a CDS encoding DUF1080 domain-containing protein — translated: MQKFPIFILITALLFVSGCSNTDNASAASKESTDGWVSLFDGKSLDGWRGYNGANLEGAWVVEDGVLSLINRTKNTPHANIITVGVYDDFDLRFDWKAEAGTNSGVMFHIGEGPKEPYLTGPEYQVLDNLGFRSGKGEPVGPKEHSASNYGIEAATSDVTKPIGEWNEGRILVKGNHVEYWLNGIKTAEYEMHSPKWDEQVANAKFSKWKDFATLGKGHIGLQDHGHSVWFRNLKIKEL
- the chrA gene encoding chromate efflux transporter, whose translation is MKNDSSVPPNDAQRQAHPSFAEALRFWLKLGFISFGGPTGQIAIMHTELVEKKRWISEERFLHALNYCMLLPGPEAQQLATYAGWLLHRTWGGIVAGALFVLPSAFILWLLSFVYMAYGNLEWVSAVFDGLKPAVLAIVLAAGIRIGKRALKNEIMWALASLAFVAIFFFGLPFPLIIVFAALLGLAGDHLAPGKFRVLKEHNGNTSKGRSVSEETLSQGTVSLKGSLQVCAVWISLWWAPILLVGALLGWSHVLFQQGVFFSKAAMVTFGGAYAVLPYVSQQAVENFQWMEAGQMLDGLALAETTPGPLIIVLQFVGFVGAWKLSVPFTPLLGATLGAAITTWATFLPCFLWIFLGAPFIERLRGNTRLTAALSAITAAVVGVVLNLAVWFGLHVLVPSGGPVYWVGIAIVGIAFVGMYRWNWDIIPVVAGAAVFGLLRWAVFL